From a single Shewanella denitrificans OS217 genomic region:
- a CDS encoding CinA family nicotinamide mononucleotide deamidase-related protein codes for MKLEMICTGEEVLSGQILDTNAAWFANVMMDMGVETQYRVTVGDRLEDLVAVFRERSLHADVILVNGGLGPTSDDMSAQAMAMAKGEPLVENALWRHTLEEWFARYNREMPRSNLKQAMLPASAIMVDNPVGTACGFRVKLNNAWLFFTPGVPSELKHMVHEQFIPFIRSEYELDEQSSVEKLLTLGQGESAIGDILSEVLLPEGISFGYRSFMPYIEVKIFARGQKAMAQLGSITSQVKHALGAVVVAEGKTSLAAEIHARLFQSGFSLSVAESCTGGMIASQLTDFPGSSSYFQQGLVTYSNESKVKLLGVLPQTLDDHGAVSIATVEAMAIGARNILDSDFALATSGIAGPDGGTEDKPVGTVAIALATKFGTYSQMVKLPRRSRELVRNLTAAIALDMLRRALLDEAVIVDYPSVQRLAK; via the coding sequence ATGAAATTAGAAATGATCTGCACAGGGGAAGAGGTGTTATCTGGGCAAATACTCGATACGAATGCCGCGTGGTTTGCCAATGTGATGATGGACATGGGAGTCGAAACTCAATATCGGGTTACCGTAGGTGACAGGCTTGAGGATTTAGTGGCCGTATTTCGCGAACGAAGCTTGCATGCAGATGTCATATTAGTCAATGGCGGCCTGGGCCCAACCAGTGATGACATGTCCGCTCAAGCCATGGCAATGGCCAAGGGCGAACCTTTGGTTGAGAATGCCCTGTGGCGACATACACTGGAAGAGTGGTTTGCTCGCTATAACCGTGAAATGCCCAGAAGCAATTTGAAGCAAGCTATGCTGCCCGCATCAGCGATTATGGTGGATAACCCAGTGGGTACCGCCTGTGGCTTTCGAGTTAAGCTTAATAATGCTTGGCTATTCTTCACTCCCGGGGTGCCCTCAGAATTAAAACACATGGTGCATGAACAATTCATTCCTTTTATTCGCAGCGAGTACGAACTCGATGAACAATCAAGCGTCGAGAAACTGCTGACGCTCGGGCAAGGCGAGTCGGCGATTGGTGATATTCTCTCAGAAGTCTTGCTACCTGAAGGAATAAGCTTTGGCTATCGCTCATTTATGCCCTATATCGAAGTGAAAATTTTTGCTCGGGGTCAGAAGGCCATGGCTCAACTAGGGTCCATTACTAGTCAGGTGAAACATGCCTTAGGTGCCGTCGTCGTTGCTGAAGGCAAAACCAGTTTAGCAGCAGAGATCCATGCACGATTATTTCAATCTGGCTTTAGTTTAAGTGTGGCCGAGTCTTGTACTGGTGGCATGATAGCTAGCCAGTTGACTGATTTTCCTGGCAGTTCATCGTACTTTCAACAAGGTTTAGTGACCTACAGTAATGAATCTAAGGTGAAGCTATTAGGTGTCTTGCCGCAAACATTAGACGATCATGGTGCAGTTTCCATCGCCACGGTTGAAGCCATGGCCATTGGCGCGAGAAATATTCTTGATAGTGACTTTGCTTTAGCAACCAGTGGTATCGCGGGTCCCGATGGCGGCACTGAAGATAAGCCCGTTGGTACAGTGGCGATCGCGTTAGCGACAAAATTTGGCACTTATAGCCAGATGGTCAAGCTGCCCCGGCGTTCACGGGAGTTGGTGCGAAACCTCACCGCGGCTATCGCACTGGATATGCTTCGCAGAGCACTGCTGGACGAAGCCGTGATAGTGGATTATCCGTCAGTGCAGAGGTTGGCTAAGTAA
- a CDS encoding DUF1439 domain-containing protein, translating to MKPLTLIGVMLLLLLTGCASQYSITESDIEQYLNKDMHFEVKQGNQLIGVSLKLNEIQVVLGQKPNTMAVTAATVIRVNNPLLPIQARLKTTFEAEPWYDSKTKSVYLRQLNLVKVESEPKDIERYIAQATPQLMGFLRNYLQTQPVYTLDVNDSNQALMAKMTKALEVHQGKLVVKF from the coding sequence ATGAAGCCACTAACACTGATTGGGGTAATGCTATTATTACTACTGACGGGCTGTGCCAGTCAGTACAGCATTACCGAATCTGACATTGAGCAATACTTAAATAAAGACATGCATTTTGAGGTGAAGCAAGGTAATCAGCTTATTGGCGTGTCGTTAAAGCTCAATGAAATACAAGTGGTATTGGGGCAAAAGCCCAATACCATGGCAGTCACTGCGGCAACGGTAATCAGGGTTAACAATCCTTTACTACCTATCCAAGCTAGGCTTAAAACGACCTTTGAAGCCGAACCTTGGTATGACAGCAAAACCAAGAGTGTTTACTTACGTCAGCTAAACTTGGTCAAGGTTGAATCTGAGCCTAAAGATATTGAGCGTTACATTGCCCAAGCCACGCCGCAGTTAATGGGATTCTTGCGTAATTACTTACAGACTCAGCCTGTATATACCTTAGATGTTAACGACAGTAATCAAGCCTTAATGGCGAAGATGACTAAAGCCTTAGAGGTTCATCAAGGCAAGCTAGTGGTTAAGTTTTAA
- the ppc gene encoding phosphoenolpyruvate carboxylase, whose amino-acid sequence MSVQSKAEDATDVYASLRANVGQLGQILGDTMRSHLGDAFLEKVEQIRILAKKSRQGDDGAREQMLALLTALPDEELIPFAKAFNQFLNLANIAEQFHTISRNCDELVCVPDPVEQLLGRLLKHDLDKSQLHQCLTELDIDLVLTAHPTEISRRTLIQKYASVVDCLTSLENPLLTEREHSQLQLRLRQLIAQIWHTNEIRHERPTPVDEARWGLSTIETSLWQAVPDFLRQLNDQFEQKTGLQLAKDVSPVRFSSWMGGDRDGNPFVTARVTQEVLDRNRHAAARLYLKDIVTLMNELSMEEANAELKALTNNSNEPYRDVLKGLRQKLRNTIDYLNERLEGHQPDIDFNSIIWEQSDLQAPLECLYQSLCDSGMRLIAHGLLLDILRRLACFGIHMLKLDIRQDAERHSDVIAELTRYLGLGDYHHWDEDEKQAFLLRELTNRRPLLPPNWKPSPDVAEVLSTCALISKQSPKALGSYVISMASKPSDVLTVLLLLKESGCTYPMRVVPLFETLKDLTGAAACIKELLQIDWYRGYTKGMQEVMIGYSDSAKDAGVMAAAWAQYRAQEELVAVCKQAGVKLTLFHGRGGTVGRGGGPAHQAILSQPPGSVDGRIRVTEQGEMIRFKFGLPKLAVQSLALYTSAVMEATLMPPPEPKKAWRECMQAIADESVLAYRGIVREEPDFVAYFRAATPEVELGKLPLGSRPAKRKVGGGIESLRAIPWIFAWSQNRLMLPAWLGAGEALSSAIEQSQLNLLQEMEREWPFFETRISMLEMVYTKAEPNLARYYERCLVPTELHHLGDKLRARLQLGIDTVLSLTQSDELMSHTPWSRESVKLRNPYIDPLNFLQTELLARTRNEDQASEKVQLALMLTIAGVAAGMRNTG is encoded by the coding sequence ATGTCAGTACAGAGTAAAGCTGAGGATGCAACCGATGTGTATGCATCTTTGCGCGCCAATGTCGGTCAGCTTGGACAGATTTTAGGCGATACCATGCGCAGTCACTTAGGCGACGCATTTCTTGAAAAAGTAGAACAAATTCGTATTCTCGCCAAAAAGTCACGTCAAGGGGACGATGGCGCCAGGGAGCAAATGCTTGCCCTGTTAACCGCCTTGCCCGATGAAGAATTAATCCCCTTTGCTAAGGCCTTCAATCAATTTTTAAACTTAGCCAATATTGCCGAACAATTTCATACCATTAGCCGTAATTGTGATGAGCTAGTCTGTGTGCCCGACCCTGTTGAGCAATTGCTTGGCCGATTACTCAAGCATGACTTAGACAAGTCGCAATTACACCAATGTCTAACTGAACTGGATATCGATCTGGTGCTGACGGCTCACCCAACTGAGATATCAAGACGCACCCTGATCCAAAAATATGCCTCAGTGGTGGATTGCCTGACGTCTTTAGAAAACCCGCTGCTCACAGAGCGTGAGCACAGCCAGCTGCAATTGCGTCTGCGCCAGCTTATTGCGCAAATTTGGCATACCAACGAAATTCGCCATGAAAGACCCACCCCAGTTGATGAAGCGCGCTGGGGCCTTAGCACCATAGAGACATCATTATGGCAAGCGGTACCTGATTTTTTACGTCAACTGAACGATCAATTCGAGCAGAAAACCGGTCTGCAACTGGCTAAAGATGTGTCGCCAGTGCGTTTTTCTAGCTGGATGGGCGGAGATAGAGATGGCAACCCTTTCGTCACGGCCCGTGTCACCCAAGAAGTATTAGACAGAAACCGCCACGCCGCGGCTCGCCTGTACCTTAAAGACATAGTCACCTTGATGAATGAGCTGTCCATGGAGGAGGCCAATGCCGAACTTAAGGCGCTCACCAATAACAGCAATGAGCCTTATCGAGATGTGCTCAAAGGCCTGCGACAGAAACTGCGTAATACCATAGATTACCTAAACGAGCGCTTAGAAGGTCATCAGCCAGACATAGATTTCAATAGCATTATCTGGGAGCAGAGCGATCTTCAGGCGCCCCTTGAATGCTTATACCAAAGCCTATGTGACTCAGGCATGCGTTTGATTGCCCATGGTCTGTTATTGGATATTCTGCGCAGACTCGCCTGCTTTGGCATACACATGCTCAAGCTGGATATTCGTCAAGACGCCGAACGCCACAGTGATGTTATCGCCGAGCTGACCCGCTATTTAGGCCTTGGGGATTACCATCATTGGGATGAAGACGAAAAACAAGCCTTCTTACTCAGAGAGCTCACTAATCGCAGACCCCTGTTACCCCCCAACTGGAAACCTAGCCCTGATGTAGCCGAAGTACTTAGCACTTGTGCGCTTATCAGCAAACAATCGCCTAAAGCACTGGGTTCTTACGTCATCTCTATGGCCAGTAAGCCATCAGATGTATTGACTGTGCTCTTGCTATTGAAAGAGTCTGGCTGTACTTACCCTATGCGCGTCGTGCCCTTATTTGAGACCTTAAAAGATCTCACAGGGGCCGCGGCTTGTATTAAAGAATTGCTGCAAATCGACTGGTATCGCGGTTATACCAAAGGCATGCAGGAAGTGATGATTGGCTATTCAGACTCGGCTAAAGATGCTGGAGTAATGGCTGCGGCTTGGGCTCAATATCGCGCTCAGGAAGAACTGGTTGCCGTCTGTAAACAGGCTGGGGTCAAACTGACCTTATTCCATGGCCGTGGCGGCACAGTGGGTCGTGGCGGCGGCCCTGCTCATCAGGCGATTTTATCCCAGCCACCTGGCTCGGTGGATGGTCGCATCCGCGTAACCGAGCAAGGGGAGATGATCCGCTTTAAGTTTGGCTTACCTAAACTTGCGGTGCAAAGCCTAGCGCTTTATACCTCAGCGGTAATGGAAGCCACCCTTATGCCGCCTCCAGAGCCAAAGAAAGCCTGGCGCGAGTGTATGCAAGCCATCGCCGATGAATCTGTGCTTGCCTATCGCGGTATCGTTCGAGAAGAGCCTGACTTTGTCGCTTACTTTAGAGCGGCTACACCCGAAGTTGAGCTGGGTAAATTGCCATTAGGCAGTCGTCCAGCTAAGCGTAAAGTCGGTGGCGGCATAGAAAGCTTACGTGCTATCCCATGGATTTTTGCTTGGTCGCAGAACCGACTCATGCTCCCTGCTTGGCTTGGCGCCGGTGAGGCTCTGAGCTCGGCCATTGAACAAAGTCAGCTCAATTTATTGCAAGAAATGGAGCGTGAGTGGCCATTCTTTGAAACCCGTATTTCCATGTTAGAAATGGTCTATACCAAGGCTGAGCCGAATTTAGCTCGCTACTACGAGCGTTGCTTAGTGCCAACTGAGTTACATCATCTCGGAGATAAACTCAGAGCGAGACTGCAACTCGGTATAGATACTGTGTTATCACTGACTCAGTCTGATGAGTTGATGTCACACACGCCTTGGAGCCGCGAATCCGTTAAGCTTCGCAATCCTTATATCGATCCATTAAACTTCCTGCAAACTGAATTATTGGCACGTACCCGCAATGAAGATCAGGCATCAGAAAAGGTTCAATTGGCCTTGATGCTGACCATAGCAGGCGTTGCTGCAGGCATGAGAAATACCGGATGA
- the argC gene encoding N-acetyl-gamma-glutamyl-phosphate reductase — protein sequence MKNIAIIGASGYTGAQITSLIHADAGLSVQGLYVSENSLDKGRELSELYPLYSHLPYVLNPLSDDVKAKIVAESDAVVLATEHSVSLELAAWFYQQGLAVFDLSGAYRFADVAQYPKWYGFEHTHPDVLAEAVYGLAEWNAAEIAKTRMIAVPGCYPTASLTALKPLKSLLTSAYPVINAVSGVTGAGRKAHLHTSFCEVSLTPYGVLGHRHQPEIATQLGQEVIFTPHLGNFKRGILATITVQLQPGTTEEQVKQAYEVYDNSPLVTVKHNAFPKVDDVVHTPNCHLGWKYDANSGYLVVASAIDNLMKGAASQGLQCIKIHFNL from the coding sequence ATGAAAAATATCGCAATTATTGGTGCTAGTGGTTATACCGGCGCACAGATCACTTCGTTAATTCATGCTGATGCGGGTTTGTCTGTTCAAGGGCTGTACGTGTCTGAAAACAGCTTAGATAAAGGCCGTGAGCTATCGGAGTTATACCCGCTATACAGCCATTTACCTTATGTGCTTAATCCACTTAGCGATGATGTCAAAGCAAAGATTGTCGCCGAGTCAGATGCCGTGGTACTCGCCACTGAGCATTCTGTGAGTTTAGAGCTTGCAGCCTGGTTTTACCAACAAGGTTTAGCCGTATTTGACCTAAGCGGTGCTTACCGATTTGCCGATGTGGCTCAATACCCTAAGTGGTATGGTTTCGAGCATACACATCCTGACGTCTTGGCCGAAGCTGTCTATGGTTTGGCGGAATGGAATGCGGCGGAAATAGCTAAAACGCGCATGATAGCCGTACCAGGATGTTATCCAACAGCCTCGTTAACCGCACTTAAGCCATTAAAATCGTTATTAACCTCGGCATACCCTGTGATTAATGCCGTTAGTGGCGTCACTGGGGCTGGTCGTAAAGCACACCTTCATACCAGTTTCTGTGAAGTGAGCTTAACCCCCTACGGCGTGCTAGGTCACAGGCATCAACCTGAGATTGCCACTCAATTAGGGCAAGAGGTGATTTTTACCCCGCATCTAGGCAATTTCAAACGTGGCATCTTGGCGACAATTACCGTGCAATTACAGCCAGGCACCACAGAAGAGCAAGTGAAACAGGCCTATGAAGTTTACGATAATTCGCCGTTAGTGACGGTGAAACACAATGCGTTTCCCAAAGTGGATGATGTAGTGCATACCCCAAACTGTCACTTAGGTTGGAAGTATGATGCTAATTCAGGTTACTTGGTGGTTGCGAGCGCCATAGACAATTTAATGAAAGGTGCGGCGAGCCAAGGGCTTCAGTGCATAAAGATTCATTTCAATCTCTAA
- the argB gene encoding acetylglutamate kinase has translation MSDNKSVLVLKVGGALLQCEMGMSRLMTAAAQMIATGQKVLLVHGGGCLVDEQLTANGKETIKLDGLRVTPEDQIPIVVGALAGTSNKILQAAAAKAGLVSVGMSLGDGNTVHAKIKDERLGLVGEVSPNDATYLNFILDQGWLPICSSIAVSADGLMLNVNADQAATALAKLVNGNLVLLSDVSGVLDGKGQLIASLNKTEIETLVKQGVIEKGMKVKVEAALEVAQWMGKPVQVASWRDAEQLKKLVLGQSVGTQIQP, from the coding sequence ATGTCTGATAACAAGAGTGTGTTGGTATTAAAAGTTGGCGGGGCTTTACTTCAGTGTGAGATGGGCATGTCACGTTTGATGACGGCAGCCGCCCAGATGATAGCCACAGGGCAAAAGGTATTATTGGTCCATGGCGGCGGTTGTTTGGTGGATGAACAGCTAACCGCCAATGGCAAAGAGACCATTAAGCTTGATGGCCTTCGCGTTACACCTGAGGATCAAATTCCTATTGTGGTGGGCGCATTAGCCGGTACCTCTAATAAAATTTTGCAAGCGGCAGCGGCTAAAGCTGGCCTTGTGAGCGTGGGCATGAGCTTAGGTGACGGCAATACTGTGCATGCAAAGATTAAAGATGAACGTTTAGGTTTGGTGGGTGAAGTGAGTCCAAATGATGCCACCTATCTGAACTTTATCTTAGATCAAGGCTGGTTACCTATATGCAGTTCCATCGCGGTATCTGCCGACGGACTCATGCTTAATGTTAATGCTGACCAAGCGGCGACGGCGTTAGCTAAACTGGTTAACGGCAACTTGGTATTACTTTCTGATGTGTCTGGGGTGCTGGATGGTAAAGGCCAGCTTATCGCTAGCTTAAACAAAACCGAAATCGAAACCTTAGTAAAGCAAGGCGTTATCGAGAAAGGCATGAAAGTGAAAGTGGAAGCGGCATTAGAAGTGGCGCAGTGGATGGGCAAACCAGTACAAGTGGCCTCATGGCGCGATGCAGAGCAGCTAAAAAAACTGGTATTAGGTCAGTCTGTTGGCACTCAAATCCAACCGTAA
- a CDS encoding ornithine carbamoyltransferase, with amino-acid sequence MKHLLSIKEFTQPQLLALLKLAKEIKAQPAQYRHALAGKSIVMLFEKPSLRTRVSFDIGINKLGGHCLYLDQQNGDIGKRESVADFAANLSCWADAIVARTYRHSTIEKLAKYGSVPVINALSDLYHPCQALADYLTLAEQFDDLSQVKLAYVGDGNNVTHSLLYGAAILGMTMTVVCPEGHFPDGLIVSEAQALAEQHGGKIILSTNIAELSDQDAIYTDTWISMGDSTNLDDIKQKFAKFQVNKALMSKAGARYFMHCLPAHRGVEVTDEVLDGEGSLILVQAENRMHAQNALLVSLLT; translated from the coding sequence ATGAAGCACTTATTATCGATAAAAGAATTTACTCAACCTCAGTTGTTAGCGTTACTTAAATTGGCAAAAGAGATCAAGGCGCAGCCTGCTCAATATCGCCATGCGCTAGCGGGAAAAAGCATAGTGATGTTATTTGAAAAACCCTCACTGCGAACCCGAGTCAGTTTCGATATCGGTATTAATAAGCTCGGCGGCCACTGCCTGTATTTAGATCAGCAAAATGGTGACATAGGTAAGCGTGAATCTGTGGCAGACTTTGCCGCTAATTTATCTTGCTGGGCCGATGCGATAGTGGCCCGTACTTACCGGCATAGCACAATTGAAAAGCTGGCTAAATATGGCTCAGTGCCTGTGATTAATGCCTTGTCTGACTTGTATCATCCTTGTCAGGCATTGGCGGATTACCTTACCTTGGCCGAGCAGTTTGATGATTTAAGTCAAGTTAAGCTTGCCTATGTGGGCGATGGCAATAATGTGACTCACTCCTTACTGTATGGCGCCGCCATTCTTGGCATGACAATGACAGTGGTGTGTCCAGAAGGTCACTTCCCTGATGGCTTGATAGTCAGTGAAGCCCAGGCATTAGCCGAACAACATGGCGGCAAGATAATACTCAGTACTAATATTGCTGAGTTATCTGACCAAGATGCCATCTATACTGATACTTGGATCTCCATGGGTGACAGTACAAACTTAGATGATATCAAACAAAAGTTTGCCAAGTTTCAGGTAAACAAAGCCTTGATGTCAAAAGCCGGCGCCCGCTATTTTATGCACTGCTTGCCAGCCCATCGCGGCGTAGAAGTGACAGATGAAGTCTTAGACGGCGAAGGCTCCTTGATCTTAGTTCAGGCTGAAAATCGCATGCATGCACAAAATGCCTTGCTGGTGAGTCTACTTACCTAA